One Bacteroidota bacterium genomic window, GGGGACAACGTTCTCTCCACTCACTGCAGTACACATTGCGGACGCGCTGGAAAACGAATATGGCGATCCTAATTGCAGGGCATTGCCAATCATCCACATGGACTACCTCAATAACCTAGGATTAACAGAAAAGTTGGGAGACTGGCGGCAAGTTTGTCTCGAAACGCAACATTCCTTGATGCAAAATGATGAATAAAATACTTTTTGTCGACGACGAGCCGGCCATCCTGCGGAGCTATCAGCGTTATATCGGTCTTGATTATGAAGTAGATACCGCGTTGGGTGGCGAGAAAGGCCTGGAAATGCTCGAAGCAAACGGCCCGTATGGGGTTGTTGTATCTGATATGCGCATGCCTGGTATGAACGGGGCAGAGTTTCTTTCTGTTGTCAGACAGAACTTCCCGGAAAGCGTTCGGATGCTGCTCACAGGTCAGGCTGACATGTCAGATACCATTGATGCAGTAAACAACGGCCGTATCTATCGCTTCCTAACCAAACCGTGCCCGCCTGAAACCCTCGGGCAGGCGCTGGATGAAGGCCTGGAAATCTACCGCCTCAGGAGTGCTGAGAAGCAGCTTCTCGAGCAGACATTGAAAGGGACCATCAAGTTGCTTGGTGACATCCTCTCAATCGTTAGTCCCGAATTGTTCAGTCGTTCTGCCCGGGTTAGGGATCTCTCCAAGCAACTCGCCGATCAGCTTGAGCTGGACAACGTCTGGAAAGTAGAAGTTGCTGCAATGTTAGCGCAGATTGGGTGTATTACCATTCCAAAAGATGTGCTTACAAAACGGTTTTCGGGGCAACAGCTGGATGACACCGAAAGCTTTACGTTCTTCAAACACTTGAAGGCCGGCAAAGAGTTGCTGGGTAACATCCCGCGCCTCGAAGAAATTGCCGAAGCCGTTGCGTACCAGGAAAAACACTTCAATGGCGGCGGACATCCACGTGATGATGTTTATGGAAATAGCATTCCAATCATTTCACGTATCCTCAAAGTTGCCAACGATTACGAACTCGAAAAGTCACTGGACAAGTCGCATACAGCGGCGCTTGGTCAGTTGCTGGCCGTCTCTG contains:
- a CDS encoding HD domain-containing phosphohydrolase, which produces MMNKILFVDDEPAILRSYQRYIGLDYEVDTALGGEKGLEMLEANGPYGVVVSDMRMPGMNGAEFLSVVRQNFPESVRMLLTGQADMSDTIDAVNNGRIYRFLTKPCPPETLGQALDEGLEIYRLRSAEKQLLEQTLKGTIKLLGDILSIVSPELFSRSARVRDLSKQLADQLELDNVWKVEVAAMLAQIGCITIPKDVLTKRFSGQQLDDTESFTFFKHLKAGKELLGNIPRLEEIAEAVAYQEKHFNGGGHPRDDVYGNSIPIISRILKVANDYELEKSLDKSHTAALGQLLAVSDHYDPDVLEALKKVFSGVEAEYVVKEIRAKHVVTGMLLAEGVRTKSDLLLVSEKQEISDAMMMCIHNFAENRNIIEPVRILIKAT